CGCCAGTCGGTGGCCTCGCAATGGCGGTACTCGCCGATGCGGCACCACTCGCAGTTGTAACAGCCGACGTAGTGTTCGACGAACACGCGGTCACCTTCGGTGACCCCGTGCAGTTGCTTGAACTTCGGTCCCGCCGCCGCGATGGTCCCGACGTTCTCGTGGCCCATGATCACCGGATCGTCGAACGGCGGGTTCGCGTACATCTTGACGTCCGTGCCGCAGATGCCGGCGACCTCGACCCTGAGCAGCGCCGCATCATCGGCCAGCTCGGGCATGGGAAGTTCGCGCAGCTCTGTGGTTCTCGGTGCGGTTCGGACCGCGGCCAGGACGTGCTCGCCCATGTGTCACCCCTTGACGTTATGGCATTATGGTAATGCCAATCTACATCGTGATCTACGCGACGACCAGAGGTGGGAGTGACATGACCGACCCGATCCTGACGACCGTGACCCGCACACAGGGTGCCAACAGGGCCCTGAAGGACGGCACGGTCACGCCGGCCGGTTTCGCCCTGCGGTTCGAGGAAATTCCGGTACTGGTCAAGGGTTTCCGGCGGATGGTGCGTTCGCTGGAGTTCGACGTCAGCGAGATGGCGCTCACCACCTACCTGACCGCGCGCGAGCACGGCGTCGCGTTCACGGCGCTGCCGATCTTCCTGGTGCGCGGCTTCCACCATGGCGCCATCCGGTACAACACCCGCTCGGACATCCACCACCCCAAGGATCTCGAGGGCCGCCGGGTCGGGGTGAACCGCGGGTACACGGTCACCACCGGCGTCTGGGCCCGCGGCATCCTCGCCTCGGAGTACGGCGTCGACCTCGACAAGGTCACCTGGGTGCGCTCGGGCGACGAGCACGTCGCCTCGTACGTGCCGCCGGACAACGTGGTATCCGCACCCGCGGGTGCCGATCTCGGTGACATGCTCATCCGCGGTGATCTCGACGCCGTGATCGGTGTCGAGGTGGACCACCCCGATGTCGCGCCGTTGATCCCCGAACCCGACGAGGCCGCCTTCGCGGCGTTGCAATCTCGCGGGTTCTATCCGATCAACCACCTGGTGGTCGTCAAAGACGAGGTGCTGCAGCGTCATCCGAAGGCCGGCACCGCGGTGTTCGACGCGTTCACCGCGGCCAAGGAGCGGTATGTGCAGAGCCTGCGACATGGCAGCGACCTGACCGAGGAGACGACCGGCGCCACCGACCGGATGTACGCCAGGGTGCTGCAGACCACCGGGGCAGACCCGCTCCCCTACGGTGTCGAGCCCAACCGCGCGATGCTCGAGCAACTCATGGAGTTCGCTCTCGCACAACGCATCCTGACCCGCGCGGTCGATCTCGACACCCTGTTCGTCTCCTAGGCGTCCCAGGCCGGGCGGCCTAAGCGCTCACGGCCTGCGGCACGATGAGCTCCCGCAGCGGCACCGAAGGATCGGCGGCCGCCGCGGCAGCGATCGTCGCGCCCTGGGTGAGCGCCTTGCGCACCGCCATGTAGTCGCCGGGTGCGTTCACCGCGTCCACGGCGATGAGCCGGTCCTGGCGGTAGTACAGCACCGAGAAGGATTCACCACCGAGGTCGCCGCGCACGACGTGGTGGTCGTGTCCGATCGACAGTCCGGCGATCTGCAGTTTGAGTTCGTACTGATCCGACCAGAACCACGGCACCGCATCGTTCGGTTCGCGCAGGCCCGCCAGGCTGGCCGCCGCGGCCTTGGCCTGACTCACGGCGTTCTGCACGGATTCGATCCGCACCCGCCCCGCACCGGTGAGCGGGTGCGGTTGTACGGTGCAGTCACCCGCGGCCACCACGTGGCGATTGCTGGTGCGGGCACAGCGGTCCACGACGATGCCGCCGTCGCACTCCAGGCCCAGTTGCCTGGCCAGTTTGGTGCGCGGCACCACCCCGATCCCGACGATCACCAGATCGGCGGGAATCCAGGTGCCATCGGACAATTCGACGGCCTGTACGTGACCGTTGCGCCCGGCGAGCCAGGTGACCCTGGCATCGGTACGGATCTCGACGCCACGGCGGGCGTGGGCCGCGCGGTAGAACTCCGAGACCACCGGTGCCACCGCGCGCCCGATCAGGCGGTCGGCGGCTTCCACCACGGTGACGCGCTTACCCTGCGCACGCGCGACCGCGGCGGCCTCAAGCCCGATGAATCCGCCCCCGATCACCACCACCGACTCCGCGCCGGACTGCAGGTCACGCAGGAGCGCGGCGTCGTCGGCGGTGCGCAGATAGGTCACGCCGTCGAGGTCGGCCCCCGGCGCCTCCAACCGGCGCGGCCGGGCGCCCACGGTGAGCGCGAGCCGGTCGAACCCGAGCCGCCGGCCACCGACGGTGTACGCCGTCCCCGACGGGCCCGCGCCGTCCAGCGCAAGGCTCTCGATCCGTTCACCGGTCACCAGCGAGATGTCGCGCTGGGCCAGGAATTCCGGTGTGCGCAGCCACAGTTTCTCCAGGTCGGTACCGCCGAGCAGATACGCCTTGGACAGCGGCGGCCGCTGGTACGGCGCGTGCGCCTCTTCGCCCACCAGGGTGATGGGCGCGGTGTCGCCTGCCTCGCGCAGCGACACCGCGATCTGGAGTCCGGCCTGGCTGGCGCCGATGATCAGCGTCCCGCATTCGGTCATCACTGCTCCTCGGGCACGCGCACGGTGAGGCCGTCGAGTTCGTCGGTGACCCGGATCTGGCATGAGAGTCTGCTGTT
This region of Mycolicibacterium goodii genomic DNA includes:
- a CDS encoding ABC transporter substrate-binding protein, which produces MTDPILTTVTRTQGANRALKDGTVTPAGFALRFEEIPVLVKGFRRMVRSLEFDVSEMALTTYLTAREHGVAFTALPIFLVRGFHHGAIRYNTRSDIHHPKDLEGRRVGVNRGYTVTTGVWARGILASEYGVDLDKVTWVRSGDEHVASYVPPDNVVSAPAGADLGDMLIRGDLDAVIGVEVDHPDVAPLIPEPDEAAFAALQSRGFYPINHLVVVKDEVLQRHPKAGTAVFDAFTAAKERYVQSLRHGSDLTEETTGATDRMYARVLQTTGADPLPYGVEPNRAMLEQLMEFALAQRILTRAVDLDTLFVS
- a CDS encoding NAD(P)/FAD-dependent oxidoreductase — encoded protein: MTECGTLIIGASQAGLQIAVSLREAGDTAPITLVGEEAHAPYQRPPLSKAYLLGGTDLEKLWLRTPEFLAQRDISLVTGERIESLALDGAGPSGTAYTVGGRRLGFDRLALTVGARPRRLEAPGADLDGVTYLRTADDAALLRDLQSGAESVVVIGGGFIGLEAAAVARAQGKRVTVVEAADRLIGRAVAPVVSEFYRAAHARRGVEIRTDARVTWLAGRNGHVQAVELSDGTWIPADLVIVGIGVVPRTKLARQLGLECDGGIVVDRCARTSNRHVVAAGDCTVQPHPLTGAGRVRIESVQNAVSQAKAAAASLAGLREPNDAVPWFWSDQYELKLQIAGLSIGHDHHVVRGDLGGESFSVLYYRQDRLIAVDAVNAPGDYMAVRKALTQGATIAAAAAADPSVPLRELIVPQAVSA